The window ATAAAATACTGACTTagttattttataattttttttttttactgacatAGGCACAAAGTCTCCTGacattaaatttttaaaagcatgcaccagacaggaaaaaaagctattttctgGGGCTGCTCATCTGCTCTCAACCGTGATTCAggttgaaaggaaaaagaaagtgagagTTAAGTGTATATACTGGGATGAAAAAAGGAACGTATCCTCACTGTGAGAGTGATAAACCCACCGAAGctcctgcaaagaaaaatacagcgTATTAtatgctgtgctcagcacaaagcagatTTCTCAAACACAGGTTAGTGGACTTAATCTAAAGTCAACAGAGGAAATCTTACGGTTTATGACATGTGGGAGATGAGATCACGTGACCCAAATGCCTAAATTCCACATCAGTACAGGcttaaaggaacaaaaatacACAAGTAAAATACAAGACAATAACTGATCTCGTTTCacattgcaggaaaaaaagaagcgtAAATATAATTTTCCATTACAGACAAAGAGTAAGGGAAGAATGTGCAACTATATCTGCAGGAGTATGGCAGGTATTAGCTGTTCCAAAGTCACCCAGAGACATGACAAACGCTGTTATCACCGTGTCTGCCAAGACCAAGCATAGCTGAAGCCAGAATGCAGTTAGGAGAAACACTAATGATCATCCCCTGAGAAAGGCTGCCAGATCCTGCtaaaagaagtggaagaaatgCAATGTATTAATAATAGCTCTGTGGTTTCACAAAGCGTTAAAAAATCCACGGCTCATGTCGGACGGTGATCTTTGTGCAGTTCTGGGGCAACAACAGATCTAAACCTGGGGAATGCGTTTCACCAACAAGCGTGTGCCTATTTAACTTCTTAGTGTGCTAACTAGCTCCAAGAGCCTGACCAGACTCCAATGCAGGAGACTGTGAATACACCTGAAGAAAATATCTTGCCTTCCCTCTTCAGCAAAATGACCCCATACGCTCGTTAAATCTTATCCTGCAGGTAATTGCAGACTAAAATCATAGCAGGTTTGCACTCAACCTTGCTGGTCAAAGGAGGCACTGCCTGTATTGAAGTTTCTTGCTACTGAAGATATTTAATAAGAAGGGACTCAGATTTTCTCAGAGACCTACATAATTGACAGCGTTATTAATTGgtacaacagaaacagaaatacaataCTATTTGCAGAGGCTTACTTTTGCAATAGAAAAGGGCATCTATTTTCCAACAATGAGACAATAAATCAGTGCAGCTTGTAACACATTAATTTGTTAACATGTTTAGCAGTGTAGGTAATCATGTTTTTGCATTAGGAGGCCTCATAAGACATTTATAAGGTTACATTTCTTTGACACTAAACACATGTGATTATGTACCAGGTGAGCCTGATAAAGTTAATTGATGCAACTGTCGTGTTTAACTAGTAGAAAAAGCTACACTGTGTGATATATGTCTATGAACAGCTTACAAAGAACTTGTAATTCTATTTCAGGAgctaaaggaaaatgtttgacAGATAAGGTATAATTGGAAATGCTTTCCCCACAGTCATATCACTGGCAACTATCCTTTATCTGACCAAAATATATGCTGAACTACATTCAAGTAAGGACAAATACGTTGGAGGCTAGAATACTCACTTTTATTTCAGCAATAGGCTATTAAATCACTTCTTGttcagtttctgcttttcaaaaacaCAATATCCTCCTCACAAATATGCTAACTTACATGACTGCAGGGACAAACTCAGCACAGAACAAGGAGCTGAGCAGCCTCAGTCTTTGCTAGCTTAGTAGAAGacaagaaaatggagaaatattcatagaatcatagaatggcctggattgaaaacgaccacaatgatcatccagtttcaacccccctgctacgtgcagggtcaccaacaactagaccaggctgcccagagccacatcagGCTACACACCCAGCCATTGCCCACCCTAATTAATCCAAAAAAAGGGGGTTGGATTTCTTTAAGAGGAAAATCACAAGTGAGAAGTGACATGCTGAACAGGAAGCAAACAGTTAATATTTCCCAATGAATGAGCATCAAAACAGTCTTGTCCAGAAAGATGCCTTAGCACGATCAGAATGACAGACACTGACACAGGATGCCAGGAACCATCCAACAAGAGATTCCAAAGAGAACTAAGGATAAAAAGATTGGCACTGAGGTGACATCTGCAGGGGCTGGAGAACAACCTGCAGAGAATGGATGCCTGTTAATGAACCGCAGTTTAACTGCTATCAGCCACGACTAGAGATCATTGCCATGCGAAACAACAAGCACTGCTTGTACCGCTCCCTCCCTACGGGACACTATCTGAGGGAGAATAAacctctcctcttctcctccacTGCCAGCTTGTTACTGCCAGTGCTGGCTATAATTGAATAAGCTTTATTCAGATGATAGCTAAATTTAGCAGACATTAGCAGGAAGTCTCTGGAGAGGCAAAAACGGGGGAGGAAAGCTTTAAATAAATACGCTAAAGTAGTATTGAATAATAGATGCAATTAATGGTGGAGCAAAACTCTGTGCCTCAGGAGCCAGGCACAGAGTTAAACCCGTTTTGGGGGGCAAAGAGACAAAATGTGACAGCGCTGCTGGATGCTCCCTTTCTTCTCAGCCTGTAATTACTGCTTCCCCTGTGATCACCACCACAACGGCAGGGCCCCTTAGAGCCCGTTCCCAATGCAGAAGCTCCGTGAGGGTGCACCACAGAGAGCCTGCAGACCCGCTGCTGGGCCACACACTGCACaggcaggagagaggaaagggcCACCAGCGAGGCTGCAGCGCTACAGATGTACACAAAGCCAGATCAGCGCTGGCCTGAGGCAGCCTCCACAAGACAAGGAGCCTCAATACGGCTCCCCGCTCCGTCCTTCCCGCCTAAACTCTCTCCCAACTCCCTTCGCGCATGCGCGCCCTGCTCGGGGAAAAACGGAAGTATGGCTGTTCAAAGGACGGAAGTGGCCTCAGGGGAGGGCGGAAGTACGGTGTAGAACCGGAAGTGGGTGAGTGGCAGGGTTGTGTGGCCATGTCGGCGTCGCTGATACGGCGTGgactggagctgctggaggcaccGGGTGGGTCTGAGGGGTCGGAGGGGATTATCGCGGTGTGTGGCCCTGGTAACCTCCCTCCTCTCATCTTTCAGGCCAGGGGAAGGCCCCGCCGGCACTCCAGCAGGGGCGCGATGGCACCAGGCCGGCAGGAGCTGCCCGGCGGAGGAAGGTAACGGCGGGGCCCGGGAAGAACAAGGCTACGATCAAGGGCAGAGTCGTGAAGTCGGCGATAGGTAAGTCCTGGCTTAGCTCTGGCGGAGAGCAGCTTTTCCGGGTCCCTTTGTGGTGTCCTGCAGCCCCTGTCATGATCACTTGTGGCTATCCCTCTGCATCCTCCTTCTAGCAGCCCTCGGGTGCTGCCTGGGCAAACAGGTGATGTGTTttgtctcactgtgctctgaCCTAGAGGAGTATCACAAGAAGAAAGCTGTAAATCACCTCAAAGCAAATTTGCTGTACATGACAAGTGGACGATGCGTTGCTGACAAAGCCGTCACCCAACAAGTAAGGAtaactcttctttcttcccctgaGGAGCACAGTATCCTGGGAACTATCTCCACATCTTCCAGCTTAGGCCCTGTGCAAAAGAGTTAAATTTCTGCCTGGTAGTGGCCTTGAAGTATTTCTTAGTGCTCAAGCAAAACACCTTACTAAGCTTTAAATTTTTGTTGATAGCTTATTTCTTACAGTGTTCTCAGATACTAGTTAAAATCTGGTAACTGTTGACTTCTCTTGGTTACCAAAGGTATTTCACAGCAAAGAAGTCCTGGTTCAGACTTCCCTTCTGTTCTTTGAACTGTCCTCTTCTGTAGCTAGAGGCTGTTTTTGCAGGGAACCAgacatgctgctggctcacgtgGTAGGAATTTCATAGCATCTGAAATTATGTTTCTCATAACCTGGAAATTTAACCAATGGTCTTTCCCAAATAATAGTTCTGAGCCAGGATTTGAAGGTAGCAAACACCATTAGATTCTTAGGTTGTTTTTATGACAACACTTTTAACTTAAAGAAACTAAGTGATATAGGCCAGTGTTTTTCAGCTTTGAGATTGTAAATGGCAGGGATGACATATTAAAAAATGCTAGGGGGATTCTTCCAATTTTTGGGGTTTTCTAGTTGTCTCATGGAGACACAGGACAAAAGAAGGCTACAGTTTCAGAAAAAAGTTTGAGTTAAAATCAATGTTGCAGTCTCAATAAGAGTTATCAGAAAGTAGCTTCCATATTTGGTTCTGAATACTACATGGGTGCTTGCTGCTGTCCCAGTGACCTGCTTTCGGCAAGATAATGTTTGCCTCTCACACTtctctggaggcattccagAATGTAGCAGGGTACTAGCAGAATAATAAAGGTGTGGCAGGTGTGCTCGAAAACTACTGTTGTGTGATTTGGTCTGGATGACAGCGTTATTTTTCTTTTCGTTTTTCCCAAAGGTTCTTACACAGAACAGAGGCAGGAAGTCAAAAGATCGACCtgcagagaagaaggaaaagaagaagccTGAGGGCACTGTCTTTACCGAGGAAGACTTCCGTAAATTTGAGAGAGAATACTTTGGAATCCCATGAACAGCATGAAAGGGACTCTTGCAGCTCCGGTCCATCTGCAGCTGAGTGCTCAGAAAGCAGGACTGGTCACTTCCTCAGCATATTTGAGAACAGATGTAAGAGATACATCACTTTGTCAGCAAATATACTAGCATCAGACCTGCAGAGTAACTGCACCTGTCCGGAACTCACTGCTGGAGCCACGGAGGTTCTTTGGTCTTTGCAATACAGTGTCCTTATAATTACCTCCCTCCAGCCAGCATGTCTTGTGTTCTTGACGTAGGAAGGTGGACTAATCCAAAAACAAATCTTGTTCTTTGGTAAGTAAGGCATCTGCTACCGGTCTCCAACTCAATGGAGATACATTTTGCACAGCAGAAGTAAATCACTGAAAGGGAAGGATGCTTCAAAAGATTGTGAAATCCAACTACTCCTGCAGTTTCTGTCATTATTACAGCATCTGTCAGGTTTTTCTGGTATTGTAAAAAAATTTTGTATGTGTTGTATGATTAAACAATTGTTGTTACAGGTGCTGCCTATCTTTGCCTTTGTGATAGCAATTGTTATGAGTGGCTGTGATTGAAGAAGACAGACCAGATCATTGTTCTGATCCAAGCATTCCTGTCACTAGGATGACTCAGTTGTGTGAATGTCCCCTCTCTGATTCCTGTTGACACATGTATTAATCTTCTCTCCTACCTGCTCAGGCTTTCAGAGTGCAGGTTGGAACTGAGATGACTCCTGTTCTGCCTGCTCAGTCACCCCTCTCCAAGAAAGATCTTATATGGAGAAAGCTGTTTCTCATGCTTTAGCCCAAGCCTTTCTTCTGAGGTTACAGCTGCCCTaggagggcactgctgctggatgTTGCCAGCTCCTGTAGGCAGGAATGCTTGTGACCCAGAAGTCAGCTCTCAGCGTGAAGATCAAATCATCTGAACCAGAGGCTGGGGTGCTGGACTGAAGGgatgggttgttttttcttttcttttaatactgcTAAATTCCCTGTTGCAATAAATATGTGGCCCAGCAGGTGGGAGTGTTGTTCCAGATGATCTTCCTTGCTAAACTACTCTAAATGGGCTTTTTGGGAGCTCTTGTCGCTGCCCTTTCCCACCCCTTCCTTAAGAAGATGCGAAGTGTTCTACCTTTGGACAACAAAAGAGATAAGTACTAATAATGCCAACCCTTGGTTAGACTCAGGATTTAGTTCTAAGTAGCTTGGTTCAAGTGTTAGCAGTGGAAGGAATTTGGTATCCCCCTGGTGCATCCTTAAGTCCGTGCCACCTGtgttctgttctttccattGTGTCTGCATGGAAGAGAAGGTCACACAGATGTACTTCGTCCAAACAAGGGAAATAGCGAACATACTAAAGTATGTGTTCTGGAAACTGCGTTAACAGCATGTGGGAGGGGATTTCTTGTAATAAGATCAGTTCAACTGTTTGCAGCCAAAAGTGGTAAATAAAACAGTTCAAGGACCAGTTTCCCTCTTTTTCAGTTTGTCCCTACTCCTAAAATGGAGAGATGTGTAGGAGGGGAGAGAATGACTGCAAGAAGAAGTAGTTGAGAAAAATGTGTATGCAGCATACATCTTTATAAAACCTATGCACTCCATGCATAGTGCATGAGCTGCTCTAGTACACGTAGTTCTCTCTGGAGCTGTTGTAGAGACTATTAAAAGTGTGGAAAAGCTTGTTGTGCCATGGCTTGGCTTGAAAGGGGCAAATCTTGGCGGTCCTACTTTGTGTCGTACCCTCACCTTCAGCACTCAGCCTTCAAGAGGTCCTTCTCAGCCCCTGTAcgtcctctcccagctcctcctaTGGACTCCTGTTCCTGTGGTCGTTCAGCTGCTGGGCCAACTTTCTGCACCTtgaggaaagcaaaaacatcCTTTGCTCCTGCAGAAAGGCACAGTAGGGAAGTGTGGTTCATTCTGTTTGTACAAAACCTAACTTGTTTGCTTGCAAACATAAGTAAATAGGTAAGTTGCTCTTTCAAAGTCAAGAAGGTGCTTTAACATGAGCTCCAAAGCAGTCTTCCCCAAGAATAACAACACCCAGATACGTGGAATTTTAAAGTTGGTTGGGAGCTCTAATTACTGGCTGGGAAGAGTATTAGGGCCAACACATGTAATCCCCATACTTGTGGCTGTATGCCAAGAGGCGTAGCACTTGCTTGAGAAGGTAAAGCCAACTGTCATACTGGGTTTTGCCAGCTGAAATCAAACTTGCTTGTACAGCCAACAGTATCCTCAACTAAATTAAATTTTACCTTGtaggagggaggaaaagcaaacagaagaaaagcgTGGTTCTAGATGAACCAGCCTTGGAAACAGCAAAGATCTGGCACGTCCTAGCCTTGATTTTTTCACCTTTCTCACAGAACTGGAGCTCCAGGAGAGAATGGTACTGCTACCTGCTTGTCATGTAAGAACACAAGCTGGCCTTTGAGAGGAATGTCTTCATTGCCTGGTGGTAGGATAAAACTGTGTTCTCACACTCCCAACCATCAATATAGTGCAGACTAGTCATGCTTAGAGCATGCCAGCTCCTCACCCCAGCTGGGACCCCAGGCAGTGGCTATCTGAGCTTCATGTGCCACCTCTCTGTTGCTTGCTCACAGCCAGGCTTTGCTGCctcacaaaagaaagaagaggggtTAAGGAGGGAGCAGCTCCCGTAGTTTCTTTTCCTACTAAGCCTCCAACCTGGGAGGTTCCCACTCTGGGAGCAAAGATgctgcatcccacagccctcagacCTGCTGGACAGCATTTCTCTCCTGCGCAGCTGCAATCCAGGGAGGCTGAGCTCATCGGGCTGCTGGCTCTCTTCCCAGCTCTGCGACATCAGCCAAGCATCCTGCAGCAAAAAAATAGAAGTGGTCGAGCTGAGGAAGAGAGGGGTGCCATCTTCTAGCACATCTCCACCCACAGGCAGCAGGGAATCAAGATGGGAAGGAGCAGCTTtaatataaatgcaaatataaGCTCTGGAGCATTAATAATGTGGTCAAACCTTTCCAGGGAAGTGGTTTAGAGGAGGAAGAATAGTTCCCagatgctcagtgctgggctggctTCCTGTGAGTAAGATTCACAAAGCCATTTAATGGCCTTCCTCTGTTTTGcaaatggaaagcaaacaggaaaacttGTTTGAGCAGGTATGAATGGCTCAAAGCTTCTGCTGTATCAGCAGATGTGTTCTTCCTTTAGCGTGGAAAGCCATGACAGCCAATATCAGCATAGAGATGTATCAGAAAGGCTGCAAGTATAAACTAATAAAAAATGATTGCCCAGGACACTCAACAATTTCTTCCCTTTGAAATGACACAGCAAAACAAGCCTGGCTGCAAATGAACCAAGGTAGCTTTGGCAAACAAGACTTAAAATGCTGAAGTGATCATAataaggagagaggaaaaccaTAGTTGAGAGGGGTCCTAGAAACCTTTTGGAATCTCAGTCCTTGGCTAGGTTTTCAGGACTGACTTCCCTTTCAGTCTTGCTGATGATCCACACAATGTTGGATCCACACCTACAGCACTGATGGGCTCTGAACACCTTGGGTAAGGGGCTGGTCACTGCAGGAGGGGGAacgcagcagcagtgccctaAATAGCTCACAAATGTAATGGTGAAGCACATGGAAGTTTCTCACTTTGAAACAAGAATAACAATCAATTGAGGAACGTAAGAGAAGGCAAGCTGCCTAATGCTTGCTTACAGCTCAAAGCCTGTAACTCCAGCCAAAGCAGGCTGAACGGTTAGTAGGTTTGAGACGGATTAAAGGTTTGCATGACTATCCATAGTTACATTAAAGAGGATTAACAGCGCCAGCCACTAACTGTTGGGGGCAGGGGAAATGGAAATCATGAAGGTTGCTCTGCCTGCAGGGTTACATACACCTTGTTCTGAAGGAATTAGCTGttggcagggctgagcagcaaTCTAGCCAAGCTGAGCAGCACCATTTGTATGCAAGAAAGCTCATTTATCTCCTCCACTAACTTGTCattaatgaaagagaaagagtAGATGTCCTTCTCTGGTTGTCCATGCACTGCAGTTGTGGTGCAGAGGAGTCAGGCTCACAGCAGGCAGCTTGTGCTTTGGAGATCCTCTGCCCTATATAAATAAAGTCAACGTGGTTGCTGCACTTGCATCTTGTTCCCTACCATTTTTGAAGGGTATTGTAACACTATAACGtgatgaaaagcacagcaatgatagCAAGGTAGCAAAGTCCTGGATTGCAGCAAGTGAGAataagcccaaatgcagcagctgcggacacagaaataaaggaaaaaaaaaaaaagtctgcttaCCCTTGTTAAGTTTCGGATAGACAGGGATCTGCAGCAAGATCCCCTTGCTTCCAACTTCCAACCCTTACAGGAGGTCTAGGGAAGGGATGAATCCTGGCCTcac of the Gallus gallus isolate bGalGal1 chromosome 1, bGalGal1.mat.broiler.GRCg7b, whole genome shotgun sequence genome contains:
- the RPS19BP1 gene encoding active regulator of SIRT1; the protein is MSASLIRRGLELLEAPGQGKAPPALQQGRDGTRPAGAARRRKVTAGPGKNKATIKGRVVKSAIEEYHKKKAVNHLKANLLYMTSGRCVADKAVTQQVLTQNRGRKSKDRPAEKKEKKKPEGTVFTEEDFRKFEREYFGIP